In a single window of the Scophthalmus maximus strain ysfricsl-2021 chromosome 18, ASM2237912v1, whole genome shotgun sequence genome:
- the LOC118289851 gene encoding cytochrome P450 2K1 isoform X1 → MRKRSRAGGRLRTCAPLLFLKMMGMLDTFLQCTSSVSLLGPLLVLVLVYLASTRSFGSQQTDRDPPGPRPLPLLGNLLQLDLEKPFYSFLELSKKYGSVFTVYLGSKRVVVLAGYKTVKEALVNHADEFGERDALQILKDKSEGHGVLWSNGESWKEMRRFALTNLRDFGMGKRACEDKILEECDFLIDVFKKFKGEAFDTTQPMNYAVSNIICAMVYGNRFEYDDPEFTSMVDRANRNIQIAGSPSAQIYNLFPWFGKFLTRNKEFRNAFDATAEQNQQLFRSLKETLNPQMCRGFVDAFLVRKQNLEESGNSNSHFHEKNLLMTVNNLFAAGTDTTATTLRWALLLMAKYPKIQDQVKEELSRVIGSRPVQVEDRRNLPFVDAVIHETQRLANIVPMALPHKTSQDVTFQGHFLKKGTTVYPLLTSVLYDESEWEKPHSFYPAHFLDEDGKFVKRDAFMPFSAGRRVCLGESLARMELFIFFTTLLQQFRFTPAPGVSEDDLDLTPRVGLTLNPSPHKLCAVPCM, encoded by the exons ATGCGCAAACGCAGCAGGGCAGGAGGCCGACTGCGTACGTGCGCaccgttgttgtttttgaagatgATGGGGATGTTGGACACGTTTCTCCAGTGCACCTCTTCTGTGTCCCTGCTGGGGcctctgctggtgctggtgctcgTCTACCTCGCTTCCACCCGCAGCTTCGGCTCCCAGCAGACGGACAGGGATCCTCCGGGACCCAGACCGCTCCCGCTGCTCGGcaacctgctgcagctggacctCGAGAAACCCTTCTACTCATTTCTGGAG CTTTCCAAGAAATATGGATCAGTGTTCACCGTCTATTTGGGATCCAAAAGAGTGGTGGTCCTGGCAGGATACAAGACGGTGAAAGAGGCACTTGTCAACCACGCTGACGagtttggagagagagacgcatTGCAGATTTTGAAGGATAAGAGTGAAGGACATG GGGTTTTGTGGTCCAACGGGGAGTCGTGGAAAGAAATGAGGCGCTTTGCTCTGACGAACCTGCGAGACTTTGGGATGGGCAAGAGGGCTTGTGAGGACAAAATCCTCGAGGAGTGTGACTTCCTCATCGACGTGTTCAAGAAATTTAAAG GAGAAGCTTTTGATACGACCCAACCGATGAACTATGCAGTCTCCAATATCATCTGCGCCATGGTCTATGGCAACAGATTTGAATATGACGACCCAGAGTTTACGTCTATGGTGGATCGAGCAAACAGAAATATTCAAATCGCAGGTTCTCCATCAGCACAG ATCTATAACCTGTTTCCATGGTTTGGGAAATTTCTCACTCGCAACAAGGAGTTCCGCAATGCGTTTGATGCCACTGCGGAGCAGAACCAACAGCTGTTCAGAAGTCTGAAGGAGACCCTCAATCCACAGATGTGCAGAGGGTTCGTGGATGCCTTTCTGGTCCGAAAGCAAAACCTGGAG GAATCTGGGAACAGCAACAGTCACTTTCACGAAAAAAACCTTCTGATGACAGTTAATAATCTGTTTGCTGCCGGCACCGATACAACTGCAACTACACTCAGATGGGCACTTCTGCTGATGGCTAAATATCCCAAAATACAAG ACCAGGTCAAGGAGGAGCTGAGCCGGGTGATAGGCAGTCGTCCGGTGCAGGTTGAAGACAGAAGGAACCTGCCCTTCGTTGACGCCGTCATCCATGAGACACAGAGACTGGCCAACATCGTCCCCATGGCACTGCCTCACAAGACGAGCCAAGACGTCACCTTCCAGGGTCACTTCCTGAAGAAG GGGACCACAGTGTATCCTCTGTTGACATCTGTCCTGTACGATGAGAGCGAGTGGGAGAAACCTCACTCCTTTTATCCTGCACACTTCCTGGACGAAGATGGAAAGTTTGTCAAGCGAGACGCCTTCATGCCCTTTTCTGCAG GTCGCAGGGTTTGCCTTGGAGAGAGTCTGGCCAGGATGGAgcttttcatcttcttcaccaCCCTCCTGCAGCAATTCCGTTTCACTCCAGCGCCTGGGGTTTCAGAGGACGACCTGGATCTGACTCCACGTGTGGGCTTAACCCTCAACCCTTCCCCCCATAAACTGTGTGCTGTGCCCTGTATGTAA